ATATTTCACTGATCATCAAGGAACCTTACGAGTCGGATCAGATTCCCAGGCTGTTAAGCCGGAAGACCGGAGCTACCGTTGCAACCCTGGTTTCTTCGGTAGGCGCAGTGCCGCAAGCACAAAACTACTTCTCTTTATTTGACTACAACATCAAGGCGTTGGTTGAGGCGTTCAATGGTTGATACTCTGCAATTGCTTGAGATCCCCTTCCTGGTGGCATTGGTGTTAACCGGCATTCACACCTACCTGGGAATTCATGTCTTAAGCCGCAATATTATTTTTGTCGATCTAGCCCTGGCTCAGATTTCGGCACTGGGGGCGACGGTCGCTTTCATGATGGGATATCTGCCTCAATCACTGGCGGCTTATGGGTATTCGCTCTTGTTTACTGTTATTGGAGCCGCGATCCTTTCTCTGAGCCGCAACTGGACAGGGCGAGTGTCTCAGGAAACGTTTATTGGTGTGGTCTACGTTGTATCGGCAGCAGCCGCGTTTCTACTGGTCGATAAATCTCCCCAAGGAGCAGAGCATATCAAACAGATTTTGGTCGGCAGCATTCTTACAACCACTGAAGAGGACTTGCTGAAGGTGCTGGTACTGTATGGGGCTGTGGGGCTATTTCACTGGGTTGCCCGTAAGTGGTTTCTGTTGATTTCGTTTCACCCAGAGCAAGCAGAACAAGCCGGGTTAAACATCGGGCTATGGGACTTTCTGTTTTATGTCTCCTTTGGGGTTGTGGTGACGAGTTCGGTAGCGATCGCCGGAGTGTTGTTAGTCTTCTGTTTTCTGATTATTCCTGCCGCCATTGGCACGCTCTACAGTTCCAGCACTTTGCCCAAACTGCTAATCGGCTGGGGAATGGGCATCCTTACTAGTAGTGTCGGGTTAGGAACCTCCTATTTTGGGGATTTGCCTACCGGAGCCACCATTGTTTGTATCTTTGGACTAACGTTGGCTCTGGCAGCGTTGCTCAAGCCATTGATTCTGAGTCACCCTCAAGATCGAATCAAAGTCTTGGGGCGGGCCTTCTCGTTCTTGCAAGCCGCTGTGGTGACGATCGCTCTTCTATCAGGGTTATGGCTCAGCTTCAATCCCAGAGCCGATCAACCGCTGTTAGATTGGCTAGAGGCATCTCACCCCGGTATCCGCCGCTTGTTTCTCAGCTTGGATGAGCAGCAATTTTTAGACCAGGCTTACTCTGGCGCAAATCACTGGCGCTCAGAAATCCAGCGGCTCGACGCAATGGAGCGCGATAGTCGCTGGCAGGGTGCTGAACTAACCGATGAAGAGTTACGTCGTCTTTCTTCCTATACGCTGTCGTTTCAGGAGATGGAGAAAGGTGAACAATTCGTTCAGCGAGAACTGAGAAATATCGCGCGCGATCGCCAAAGGTGGGTAATTGGTATACCACTCAGTCTCTTTTCCCTAGGCTGCTTGATGGGATTGCAATCGCCTCGAAGTAATAGACTTGTTGGGAAATAAGATTGACTTAGGGCAAGGGTTTTCTCATTTTCCCTCCATTTATGCCGCATCCAAATAGGTTGTGTCGCAAAAACTTATTAAGGACAGCCGATCGGTATCGTTTGTGTTCCCTTAAGCAGCAATTTCAAAGATTACTTCGATAAATTTCACTTCAGACACACTGTTCCCTTGTTTGACTCCTTTCACTTGTCCTTTGCGAATCATATTCATCGCTTCGATTCCGCTCAACGTTCTTCTGGCGCTGTTAAACGTCTTAAATCCCATCATTGGTTTTACAATGCGCTTGATCGATCGATGGTCTTGCTCAACCACATTGTTTAAATACTTGCTCTGCCTTAATTCTGTCTCTTGGTCGATCGTCTCATCTGCTTTGAGAGCGTCTATTGCCACTGGATAAGCGGCATTCTTGTCCACTGTGATGGTTCGTGGAGCCTGGATGTGCTGACCCTT
The sequence above is drawn from the Trichocoleus sp. genome and encodes:
- a CDS encoding metal ABC transporter permease — protein: MVDTLQLLEIPFLVALVLTGIHTYLGIHVLSRNIIFVDLALAQISALGATVAFMMGYLPQSLAAYGYSLLFTVIGAAILSLSRNWTGRVSQETFIGVVYVVSAAAAFLLVDKSPQGAEHIKQILVGSILTTTEEDLLKVLVLYGAVGLFHWVARKWFLLISFHPEQAEQAGLNIGLWDFLFYVSFGVVVTSSVAIAGVLLVFCFLIIPAAIGTLYSSSTLPKLLIGWGMGILTSSVGLGTSYFGDLPTGATIVCIFGLTLALAALLKPLILSHPQDRIKVLGRAFSFLQAAVVTIALLSGLWLSFNPRADQPLLDWLEASHPGIRRLFLSLDEQQFLDQAYSGANHWRSEIQRLDAMERDSRWQGAELTDEELRRLSSYTLSFQEMEKGEQFVQRELRNIARDRQRWVIGIPLSLFSLGCLMGLQSPRSNRLVGK